tccagtcgacctcccgcaggcatgactgtggacggatcgctggtcccgtggctccggtgtacctcccgcaggcatcactgcttggggcggccaaattgctagagccgcccctgctcaggtcCCACTGAaaacctaactcccttaggcccctttaaaaatcccagctTACTGGGGCAATATTGTTACTTGGGCCATGGTAGCCCTTTGACTTCAGCGCAAACTCCTGAGATTCTTACTCAGTTCTTACTGAGCCAAAGTCCAGTCAAGTTTCTGCTAGTGTCTATGCTCTTCATTTTGGGTGGATGCAGGGAAGGCCTCAATTGTCTGATCTGTCATTTCTCATCAGCCCCTAGTATATTGAGTCTCATTCTCATCATATTGTCACTGGCCTAAATCACAAGCTACTGTGCTGAAACCAATAGGCatgtgtagcgagtcggtgtggctcccctccggtccagcagagggagctccttgccagacgcccaagtgggctgagacaccacttcctgtccccgccccccggaagtcaaggggcgggacaggaagtataaaaggaagtcaccagagctcagtcaggagccagcagccgccgggagcagacgtgccggcgggagctcctgcctgggagccttctaggaaccaaggcagctgcccagactggcctccgcttccccgcgcccactacgaggaggagccgccagagccgccccgtgacaggtactgggaccacccgccggaccgcccctgcgccccccccccgaagaggagccgccggggcttccccggccctgcttcccggaggaaccgccggagcaggcctggccggactttccggaggcactacccgacctccccccaagcccggacccggaggagccgaggacctttgactggcccgaacctgatccaagtgtgcaggtaggccccgagggggatatggagtgtagcccggggatagccgacccctgtcaggctacggacactgaggtccccatgtcagtgtgttgcggtcaggaccccactgaccagcggccgtgagagccgctaatagggccccgggctggaacacagtggagtgggcgggcctgtgctccccctgccaccccactcgcgggtggcagtttccccctcacctcagcgctcaggcacggaagcctgcaattgactttgctgttgctcagcccctgctccagaggcctgagcctatattgactttgctgttgctcagcccctgctccagaggcctgagcctatattgactttgctgttgctcagcccctgccccagaggcctgagcctatattgacttgctgttgctcagcccctgctccagaggcctgagcctatactgactttgctgttgctcagcccctgctccagaggcctgagcctatactgactttgctgttgctcagcccctgctccagaggcctgagcctatattgactttgctgttgctcagcccctgccccagaggcctgagcctatattgactttgctgttgctcagcctctgccccagaggcctgagcctatactgactttgctgttgctcagcccctgctccagaggcctgagcctatattgactttgctgttgctcagcccctgctccagaggcctgagcctatattgactttgctgttgctcagcccctgctccagaggtctgagcctatattgactttgctgttgctcagcccctgctccagaggcctgagcctatattgactttgctgttgctcagcccctgctccagaggcctgagcctatattgactttgctgttgctcagcccctgctccagaggcctgagcctatattgactttgctgttgctcagcccctgctccagaggcctgagcctatactgactttgctgttgctcagcccctgctccagaggcctgagcctatattgactttgctgttgctcagcccctgctccagaggcctgagcctatattgactttgctgttgctcagcccctgccccagaggcctgagcctatactgactttgctgttgctcagcccctgctccagaggcctgagcctatattgactttgctgttgctcagcccctgctccagaggtctgagcctatattgactttgctgttgctcagcccctgctccagaggtctgagcctatattgactttgctgtggctcagcccctgctccagaggcctgagcctatattgactttgctgtggctcagcccctgccccagaggcctgagcctatattgactttgctgtggctcagcccctgccccagaggcctgagcctatattgactttgctgtggctcagcccctgccccagaggcctgagcctatattgactttgctgtggctcagcccctgccccagaggcctgagcctatattgactttgctgtggctcagcccctgccccagaggcctgagcctatattgactttgctgttgctcagcccctgctccagaggtctgagcccaaggactgctgtccggctgccgccctaactgagggccggggcgtatacttagtgactgtgtgccttgtgcggcccctgcctgagggtctggacctggactcatattgagactgattgccgttatccagcccccctgctccagagggactggacttatattgagactgattgccgttatccagccccccggctccagagggactggactcatattgagactgattgccgttatccagccccccggctccagagggactggactcatagtgagactgattgctgttatccagcccccctgctccagagggtctggacttcccacgtagaggggacaaggagcgagtcggtgtggctcccctccggcccagcaggagcattgagccccgacgcgccagctTACAGCATGATTCTCCTTTCCACGTAGAGGACGGGTAGCTCTTCTGAAGGAATGGAATTATGTTGGTTTAAATTTGGAAGAATTCCACTGGAGTTTCCACAACCTAATCATGAGTAATCTACTTACTTATTTGGTTCTATATGAGAGAAGAACCCAACCCACTATTAATAAATCAAATGCaacttaattttgatttttttaggtTGCGACTTTAAATGAGTCAAAGGGAGATAAGtgcccagttcccattggcttaGTCCCCTTTGACACTCCCAGCCTCAGTTTATATAGCACTGCAATCACTAAACTAGATGGGCTTCCTAGAAGAGCCGCCAAAATGCTAAATCAGGTGGGTAGATTGATTTATTGTGCAAGCAGTGGGAGTCCTCTGTATTGACAATGGTGCAAATCATAGCCGAATCTTGCTCCACTGTACATCCGAGGTCAAAAATTCACATTCAAAAATATAATATAGAGTCCTCAGCTGGTTTATACATCATAGCACCACTGAGAATGCTGGGCTTATTTCTCTTTAGGCACAAATTGGCACCAATCCAAGAAGCTGTCCACCTATTTACCCCAGTTGAGGATCTAGTCTATCATGGTAGAAACTGGTAAAATAACAATAACTTTTTAGTTTACCTAAATAGTCAAGATCTGAAGCTGGAGGATCCTTTATTCACTGGAGATGACTTCTTTTTCCAAGACCTAAGCATAAGGCAGTAAAGAATGCTCATCAGTGTAGGTGGGATAGTATTAACATTGCTGGTCTGCCATATCCTGGGACTGGATCACAGgcaatggatcatttgataactgccctgttctgttcattccctctgaagtattcTGCATTgtccactgtctgaagacaggatactgagctagatggaccattggtctgaccaagtatggctgttcttatgttattacAGACTTAGTGTAAAACAAGAGTTATTCCTTGAAGTTCAGTCTATTAAGTTACCAAAGAGCTTAAGAGGTGGCTTGAACATGGCCTGTAAAGATCAGATTTTTATagggatttaagtgcctaaagatgcagatagacatGTAGTGTAGCTTTAAAAATCACCTCACTGCCATTGACTAAAATGGGAGATAAGCACCTAATTTATCTAGACACTTTTGAGAATCCCAATAGGTGCCTAACTGCatttttagatgcctaaatacctttaacaatctggccctaagtacCTGCAAAAAGAGAAGATTCCTGACAGTCGAGGTGTCCTTAATCTAGCAGATAAAACAGAATGAGATccaattcagcctggaaataagaaGAAACTTTTTCACCATCGGGGTAACTAACCATTAGAACCACTAGTCAAGGGTGTGGATGTTTCCTTCAAAAGAGATGCTGTAGCTCAGACACAAACTATGGGTTTGCTGAGGGAATCATTGGGTGAAATTCCCTGGTTGGagttatacagcaggtcagaagagatgatcataatggtgccttctggtttaaaatatatgaatcactgatgtcagtgagccTGATTGTCCCCTCActcaccccagtgtaaatcaggagtaactccactggagagAGTGGAGCTGAGTCCCCTCTCAAACACCTGGTGTAAATCtttccctttctgtgcctcagtttcccacctgatAATGATCCTAGCctccttggtaaagtgctttgagatctactgatttaAAGCCCAtagtcaacctttggaactccttgcctgaggaggttatgaaggctaggcttataacagagtttaaaagagaactagataaatcatggaggttaagtccattaatggctattagccaggatgggtaaggaattgtggccctagcctctgtttgtcagagagtggagatggatggtaggagagagattacttgatcattatctgttaagttcactccctctggggcaccaggcattggccactgtcagcagacaggatacttggcaggatggacctttggcctgacccagtatggccatccttatgttcttaaagaactgcataagagctaagtattattgttattcttTGGCTAGCAGAAAAATATGTCTCATTGTGCTCTGCTGTTCAGCCAACCCTTTTTGAGACAAGATCTAAGAATAATGGATGGAGATTTGACACAAGGCACGAGCATGTGAAAGTTTTTCAGAATTCAGTGCAGAGCAACTCTATGAAGGTTGGTGTACGACTTTACAAAACCCACATGGGGATGTAGGAATTTGAGGACTGGTCCTTGAGTTATTTATTTAATGACCCCACGAGCAATGCACTCAAAGTTTCCGAGAAAGTCTGTGGATTTCTCTGAAGATCATGTCCCAGGGTTGCCCCTGAACAGATGAAATAAGCCTCCCTGAGGCAAACACCTTTATTTTGCCCGAGCAGAGCAATTAAGAAGACAGTGACATACAAGATATAGATCATTTATTTTCAATTATAAGGAGATATGCAAACAATCTCCTAAGGAAAGTTGATGGTTGACTCCATTAGGGCAGTCTGAGAGCTAGAACCTTTTGACAAGTTTCAAAGAGTGTGTGTTAAAGAAACAGCATTATtgtctaattttttaaaagaaaaataatatctATATTGGTTTTCTCTCCATGTTCAGAGATCAGTTTCTTCTACATCTGATgtgaatcatttttttttccaattctggATACAACCACAAATCCAACAAAGTGAGTATGTTTTGAAAATTCTTTGAATATCTTACCAGTATACATAGGATTTTCACACGTTGAATTGAAATCAGAAAGTTTTCTTCTATTTTTATTCCTAACATTCAAATTAATACTGGTTTAGATTCCTTAAACAGAACAAATTTTGcattctgattttcttttcattgtttGTGCCAGGTTTTTTTAAGCTAGGATTTTCACCACAGTCTAAAGGAGTTCAATgaacaaatcccactgaaatgcaATGTATGTGGATGCCTAATTCCCTCAAGCATCTTTGAGAATGCCATCCTGTGCTTCTGCATTGTGCTCACACTACGGTATAAAAGCATGTTATACAATTTCTCTtgtgtttctagtcagtttcggATCAGTTTCACCTTCGTGCTGTCTTGCAGAATAATTGTAGTTTTGCAAATAATGCAGACTCTACACTTTCCAATATAAATCAATCTTCCCCTGTATTTAGTCCAAATCAGATCTGAtgttttgaaagagaaaaaaataagtttttgacaagaagaaataaaagagaatGAAAAAGCTCTGTAGTCAGCACATTTCAGAAAGAAGGACATGGAGTCCATTCCATCTTGTGTACCATCAACATAATTATTTACTAACTTCGCCTCTGTTACACTTGTGAAAACATACTAAAGACAGTGCAGTTTGCAGAGGGGCCCATTAAACTGAATAAAATGGGGTCACACTTTGCATTGGGGCACTATTTATAAATGCTTTCTAAATAGGGTTGGACGGCTTAGATTTTTATCAGGAAATGTCAATAAATcctatttcaccatacacacacaaaccgatgaaaaaatattttcattgataaTAATTGAAATTGATAGGTAGGCAAAGTAAggcaaatgctgcttgagaacttattagggCTTGATTAAAAgctatttactttgtgtattttgacacATGATGTTGActctttgtgttttaacagttataaagctttaaatgTTTGaatctcagggtatggctacacttgcaagttgcagcgctggtggaggctttccagcgctgcaattagtaagtggccacacctgcagggcacatctagcgctgcaactccctggctgcagcgctggccgtacacctggctctgactggggtataacgattgcagcgttggttctgcagcgctggtcatcaagtgtggacactcaccagcgctgttattggcctccagggtataaggagatatcccagaatgcttgtaACTAAATTAttacctttgttttgttatgcagcctctctttgttttgttgtgaactctgagcTCCGTCCTGAGCTCCGTTGataccggagctgcttataaaaacaaactgacagctcctgtttgctgtgatcaaacacagctcctgtttgctgtgatcaatctgtatctggctgtgaacaatcaaatgagataaccccctgtggatgaggcaggcaggaagtgaatgtttgcttgacagagaaaggcAGTCCATTGGGATGCAGGCTATTTGCaatttaagagttaagactaaggggtcgggaagattttatgatttttcaatgcaggaagctaactCACAATGttggttccaaaaatccactctctctttctccccccgctccctgtcacactacacactacaccccacccccctcttttgaaaagcacgttgctgccacttgaatgctgggatagctgcccataatgcatcactcccaatagcgctgctaatgctgcaaatgtggccacacaccagcgctggtagctgtgagtgtggccacactccagcgctggccctgcacagctggatgaccagcgctgcaaactaccagcgctgcaaactgtaagtgtagccataccctcagcatGTGTGGTCATTGAATATATATTGCCTGACAGTCCCCCATTGCCTGCCCCTGCCGTAATTTCCCACACTGTGGAAAtgtaattgaaaaaaataaaataaaaatgtttaaaacccataattttgcacaactgtgcaaaaatacaaaaacaaggcttaaaaataaacattgatattatctgttgaaattatttaaaaaaatgaatttttcctTGCCTTCTTATAAGCAATTAAAAATAGCAAGTATGTTAGAAACATGAGCAATATATGTTCCAGGTGGTTATATGTGCATCAATAGAAAGTTTTACAAATGATTATGTCAGGGTTATAAGCAACATATTTTGACAGGTGGAAACAATACAAATTGCTCAAGCATTTATTAAAGCATCAAATATTTATTAATTGAACCTTATTATAAAGTATGACCAAAATGAGAGGTGAATGGAGTCTGGAAGTCTGTGGTAACATTACGATTACCAATGGTGCAGAGGAAGTATAAGTCAAATACGAAGGTATCACCATCATCATCAACAGCGACAACATTGGACTGTCCTTTTGTTGCTAGAGTCAGGGCCCCAAGTTGCCCACTAGAGGTCAGGCCCTTTAAAATGTCTCGAAGCAGACATCTAAAAACAGAGGCATCCCCAAATCagaagtctcttttgaaaatataggccaggactcttgggtgctGTTTCAGGCTCAGGGTGAGGAGTGTGTTCTAGTAGCTCAGAAAAAGGAACTGGGAATCTGGATGCCcaggttctgtttccagctctggtaGGTGAATGGGTGCCCATCTCTGTCTAATGCTCTGAGCCGACAACATGCTGAGGTTTCCCAGCTCTCATTGAGAGTTAAATGTTCACTACACCATACAAATTGTGTTCAGAATCCTGATATCTATGTGACTGCTCAGTTTGTTGTCTGTCAACAATGATCTGCATCTATCAAAATCACCTGTGTATTTTTTTGTCTTCCCTTTATGGTTTCATGTGTTTTGGCAGGTACACCACCTGGCCCCAATGGTGAAGGGAAATCAAACCAATGTAAAGGAATTTATTCTGCTTGGGTTCCCTGGGTCTCATTATTTTCAGAACTCACTCTTCATGCTATTCTTTTTCATGTACCTCCTGACACTCATAGGAAACATCACCATCATATGCTTAGTGCAGACCTACCATCGCCTCCGCACCCCTATGTACTACTTTCTCTGCAATCTCTCCTTCCTGGAGATCTGGTACACCACAGCTACCATCCCCAAGACTTTTACCAATCTCATATCCCAAAGCAAAACCATCTCCTTCCTCAGCTGCCTCCTGCAGATGTACTTTGTTTTCTCCTTAGGCTGCACTGAATTTCTACTCCTGGCCGTCATGGCTTATGATCGCTATTTGGCCATATGCCACCCATTGCGCTATAGCTCCATCATGAACAGCACCTTGTCCACTCAGTTGGCCATTGGCTCATGGGTAGGTGGCTTCCTGACATTTTCTGTGCCGGCGTTTCTGATCAGCAGGTTGTCCTTCTGTGGCCCTACGGTcatcaaccatttcttctgtgacatagATTCTTGCATAGAGCTCTCCTGCACAGACACATGCCTTTTTGAGATGGTGTACATTTCTATGTGCTTTATTGTCATCCTGGGCTCCTGTGCAGTCACCCTGGTCTCCTACATTtacatcatctccaccatcctgagaatcccatCTGCCCAAGGCCAGAAAAAGGTCTTTTCCACTTGCTCTGCCCATCTCACCGTTGTGGTTATATTGTACGGCTGCTCCATCTTCCTGTACGTCAAGACTTCTAAACAGAACTCACTGGACATGAACAAAATTGTCACTGTCTTCGTTACTATTGTGACACCATTGCTTAACCCTTTCATTTACACTCTAAGGAACAAAGACGTCAAGGAAACGTTGAGAAAGGCTTTTCGTAGGACATGACGTTATTGTCCAATGGCCTGGAAATCATTGATTTAGGTAGGCAGCAAGGGGAAATAAAGTGAACCATCAAAACATACGAGTATTAAATAAATCATTTATGGTAtctaaataaaatcaaataataataataatgcagaatttGTCCCAGAATTTGGAAACTATATTACCGGGACTGAGTCTCATTCACAATAAGGCAACTTTGAATTCCTTTGGCAGTGTAAATGGGCCTTAAAATGGGTGTGACTGTAATTTACAAGGTCTGAAGGACCTCTTTATACTGCTGGAATGATGGAGAGTGGGTCTTATTTTTAGTAAGGGTCAGGCCCTCATTCTTTGTGTATATAAACTAGCCTGATATgatatatttttctattttacCCAGATACTTGCTTTTGACATTTAGCACTCTAGTACTTTTCATGTAGCTCCACAAGCATTGACAATCCAGAAAATGTTGATAAGACTCTCTGAAAACTTGGAGAAGACTTGGACGTGACTGGAAAGCTGTGATAATACTTTGTCACATCTGTCAACA
The sequence above is a segment of the Mauremys mutica isolate MM-2020 ecotype Southern chromosome 12, ASM2049712v1, whole genome shotgun sequence genome. Coding sequences within it:
- the LOC123346233 gene encoding olfactory receptor 6F1-like, with the protein product MVKGNQTNVKEFILLGFPGSHYFQNSLFMLFFFMYLLTLIGNITIICLVQTYHRLRTPMYYFLCNLSFLEIWYTTATIPKTFTNLISQSKTISFLSCLLQMYFVFSLGCTEFLLLAVMAYDRYLAICHPLRYSSIMNSTLSTQLAIGSWVGGFLTFSVPAFLISRLSFCGPTVINHFFCDIDSCIELSCTDTCLFEMVYISMCFIVILGSCAVTLVSYIYIISTILRIPSAQGQKKVFSTCSAHLTVVVILYGCSIFLYVKTSKQNSLDMNKIVTVFVTIVTPLLNPFIYTLRNKDVKETLRKAFRRT